A region of Thermobifida halotolerans DNA encodes the following proteins:
- a CDS encoding LLM class F420-dependent oxidoreductase, giving the protein MQISMPLNYSGDIRRTVDQVVELEKVGLDTVWVAELYGFDGPTLMGYLAARTERVNIGSAILPLYSRTPTLIAQTAAGLDYLSGGRAVLGLGASGPQVIEGWHGVPYTRPLARTREVIEICRKVWAREAPLTHEGTVFTLPLPPEQGTGLGKPLKIINHPVRDRIPVFVASLGAKNVEMTAEIADGWLPHLFIPEKARDVWGDSLAAGRARRSADLGELQIAAGGMVAIGEGEETKRLLDFARPMIALYVGGMGARGKNFYNSVARRYGYEEAAERIQDLYLSGKKEEAAAAVPEEMVELTNLVGPESYVRERVEAFREAGVTHLNLIPFSDDPVALIEKVRGWL; this is encoded by the coding sequence ATGCAGATCTCCATGCCGTTGAACTACTCGGGAGACATCAGGAGGACCGTCGACCAGGTGGTCGAACTGGAGAAGGTCGGCCTGGACACCGTGTGGGTGGCCGAACTCTACGGCTTCGACGGCCCCACCCTGATGGGCTACCTCGCCGCCCGCACCGAACGCGTCAACATCGGCTCGGCGATCCTGCCGCTGTACTCGCGCACCCCCACCCTGATTGCGCAGACCGCCGCGGGCCTGGACTACCTCTCCGGTGGCCGCGCCGTACTCGGCCTGGGCGCGAGCGGCCCGCAGGTCATCGAGGGCTGGCACGGGGTGCCCTACACCAGACCGCTCGCCCGCACCCGGGAGGTCATCGAGATCTGCCGCAAGGTGTGGGCGCGCGAGGCCCCGCTGACCCACGAGGGCACGGTCTTCACCCTGCCCCTGCCGCCGGAGCAGGGCACCGGCCTGGGCAAGCCGCTCAAGATCATCAACCATCCGGTGCGCGACCGCATCCCGGTGTTCGTGGCGTCCCTGGGCGCCAAGAACGTCGAGATGACCGCCGAGATCGCCGACGGCTGGCTGCCCCACCTGTTCATCCCGGAGAAGGCCCGCGACGTGTGGGGCGACTCCCTGGCCGCGGGCCGCGCCAGGCGCTCCGCCGACCTGGGCGAACTCCAGATCGCCGCGGGCGGCATGGTCGCGATCGGCGAGGGCGAGGAGACCAAGAGGCTGCTGGACTTCGCCCGCCCCATGATCGCGCTGTACGTCGGCGGCATGGGCGCCCGGGGGAAGAACTTCTACAACTCGGTGGCCCGCCGCTACGGCTACGAGGAGGCCGCCGAGCGCATCCAGGACCTCTACCTGTCCGGGAAGAAGGAGGAGGCCGCCGCGGCGGTGCCCGAGGAGATGGTGGAGCTGACCAACCTGGTCGGTCCCGAGTCCTACGTCCGCGAACGCGTCGAGGCGTTCCGCGAGGCCGGGGTCACCCACCTCAACCTGATCCCCTTCTCCGACGACCCGGTCGCGCTGATCGAGAAGGTCAGGGGCTGGCTGTGA
- the panB gene encoding 3-methyl-2-oxobutanoate hydroxymethyltransferase — protein MNPTTPTPALYGGTSNRRVTVHDLAAAKQRGERWPMLTAYDALTARIFDEAGIPVLLVGDSAAMVVFGYDSTIPVTIDDMVPLTAAVSRASRRALVVADLTFGSYQAGPEQALASAARLMKEGGAQAVKLEGGHRVTPQVEALVSAGIPVMGHIGLTPQSVNALGGYRVQGRSHEAAEALLSDAKELERAGAFSVVLECVPARLAAEITQQLTIPTIGIGAGPGTDAQVLVWQDMAGLSPRVAKFVKPYADLAAGLRDAAKGFADEVVTGVFPDEQHSYA, from the coding sequence ATGAACCCCACAACCCCCACTCCCGCCCTGTACGGCGGCACCTCGAACCGTCGTGTCACCGTCCACGACCTGGCCGCGGCCAAGCAGCGCGGCGAGCGCTGGCCGATGCTCACCGCCTACGACGCGCTGACGGCGCGGATCTTCGACGAGGCGGGTATCCCGGTGCTGCTGGTGGGCGACTCCGCCGCCATGGTCGTCTTCGGCTACGACTCCACCATCCCCGTCACCATCGACGACATGGTGCCGCTGACCGCGGCGGTGTCGCGGGCGTCCAGGCGGGCGCTGGTGGTGGCCGACCTGACCTTCGGCTCCTACCAGGCCGGGCCCGAGCAGGCGCTGGCCTCGGCCGCCCGGCTGATGAAGGAGGGCGGCGCCCAGGCCGTCAAGCTGGAGGGCGGCCACCGGGTCACTCCCCAGGTGGAGGCGCTGGTCTCAGCCGGCATCCCGGTGATGGGCCACATCGGTCTGACCCCGCAGTCGGTCAACGCCCTGGGCGGTTACCGCGTCCAGGGGCGCAGCCACGAGGCGGCCGAGGCCCTGCTCTCCGACGCCAAGGAGCTGGAGCGCGCGGGCGCGTTCTCGGTGGTCCTGGAGTGCGTCCCGGCCCGGTTGGCCGCCGAGATCACCCAGCAGCTGACCATTCCGACCATCGGGATCGGCGCGGGGCCGGGAACGGACGCGCAGGTGCTGGTGTGGCAGGACATGGCGGGGCTGTCGCCGCGGGTGGCCAAGTTCGTCAAGCCCTACGCCGATCTCGCCGCGGGACTGCGGGACGCCGCCAAGGGCTTCGCCGACGAGGTCGTGACCGGGGTGTTCCCGGACGAGCAGCATTCCTACGCCTGA
- the glnA gene encoding type I glutamate--ammonia ligase: MNRQQEFVLRTLEERDIRFVRLWFTDVLGYLKSVAVAPAELEAAFAEGIGFDGSAIEGFARVHESDMLAQPDPTTFQVLPWRNEPHGTARMYCDILMPDGSPSYADPRNVLKRQLSRASDLGFTFYTHPEIEFYLLKKKPEYGEFPEPNDDGGYFDHTPHNSAHDFRRNAIMMLEDMGISVEFSHHEGGPGQQEIDLRYADALTTADNIMTFRLVMKEVALEQGIYATFMPKPFTEFPGSGMHTHMSLFEGDRNAFYEPGAEYQLSKIGRGFIAGVLRHAAEITAVCNQFVNSYKRLWDNAAASAGAGGEAPAYVCWGHNNRSALVRVPMYKPRKGNSTRIEFRSLDSACNPYLAFAVVLAAGLKGIEEGYELPPGAADDVWALTDAERRALGITPLPQSLDEALRAMENSELVAEALGEHVFDFFLRNKKAEWQAYRRQVTPYELQRYLPTL; the protein is encoded by the coding sequence GTGAACCGACAGCAGGAATTCGTGCTCCGCACGCTTGAGGAGCGCGATATCCGCTTCGTGCGACTGTGGTTCACCGACGTGCTCGGTTACCTCAAGTCGGTCGCGGTGGCCCCCGCCGAACTGGAGGCCGCCTTCGCCGAGGGCATCGGCTTCGACGGCTCGGCGATCGAGGGATTCGCCCGGGTGCACGAGTCGGACATGCTCGCCCAGCCCGATCCCACCACGTTCCAGGTGCTGCCGTGGCGCAACGAGCCGCACGGGACCGCGCGCATGTACTGCGACATCCTGATGCCCGACGGCTCGCCCAGCTACGCCGATCCGCGCAACGTGCTCAAGCGGCAGCTGAGCCGGGCCTCGGATCTCGGTTTCACGTTCTACACGCATCCCGAGATCGAGTTCTACCTGCTGAAGAAGAAGCCCGAGTACGGCGAGTTCCCCGAGCCGAACGACGACGGCGGCTACTTCGACCACACGCCGCACAACAGCGCGCACGACTTCCGCCGCAACGCCATCATGATGCTCGAGGACATGGGCATCTCGGTGGAGTTCAGCCACCACGAGGGCGGCCCCGGCCAGCAGGAGATCGACCTGCGCTACGCCGACGCCCTGACCACCGCCGACAACATCATGACCTTCCGGCTGGTGATGAAGGAGGTGGCCCTGGAGCAGGGCATCTACGCCACCTTCATGCCCAAGCCGTTCACCGAGTTCCCCGGTTCCGGCATGCACACCCACATGTCGCTGTTCGAGGGGGACCGCAACGCCTTCTACGAGCCGGGGGCCGAGTACCAGCTGTCCAAGATCGGCCGCGGGTTCATCGCGGGCGTGCTGCGGCACGCCGCCGAGATCACGGCGGTGTGCAACCAGTTCGTCAACTCCTACAAGCGGCTGTGGGACAACGCCGCGGCCTCGGCCGGGGCGGGCGGTGAGGCGCCCGCGTACGTGTGCTGGGGGCACAACAACCGCTCCGCGCTGGTGCGCGTGCCGATGTACAAGCCCCGCAAGGGCAACTCCACCCGGATCGAGTTCCGCTCGCTGGACTCGGCGTGCAACCCCTACCTGGCCTTCGCGGTGGTCCTGGCCGCCGGGCTGAAGGGGATCGAGGAGGGCTACGAGCTTCCTCCGGGCGCCGCCGACGACGTGTGGGCGCTCACCGACGCCGAGCGCCGGGCGCTGGGCATCACCCCGCTGCCGCAGAGCCTGGACGAGGCGCTGCGGGCGATGGAGAACAGCGAGCTGGTCGCCGAGGCGCTCGGCGAGCACGTGTTCGACTTCTTCCTGCGCAACAAGAAGGCGGAGTGGCAGGCCTACCGCCGCCAGGTGACCCCCTACGAGCTGCAGCGCTACCTGCCGACACTGTGA
- a CDS encoding NAD+ synthase, producing MAQVNPTVGDLEGNCGIVVEHARRAAEAGAHLVVFPEMMVTGYPVEDLALRRTFVDASIEAVHALAGRLSSEGLGELPVAVGYLSRRRGAATTALGQPVGAPQNAVALLHRGRAVFTSAKHHLPNYGVFDEFRHFVPGDVLPVVRLHGIDTAFVVCEDLWQDGGPVAAVRESGATLLVVLNGSPYERDKGDARLELCARRAREADVALAYVNMVGGQDELVFDGDSLVVDAAGDLVARAPRFEEALLVADLELPGAEGPGMWGAAAEADGITIERHLISDSPLPPYRPLPNPVAPRPDDLGEVYAALVLATRDYVRKNRFPSVILGLSGGIDSALTATIAADALGPERVHGVLMPSRYSSDHSVSDAEELVRRQGINGRTVAVGPMIEAFEKAVEIDGLAAENLQARVRGQLLMTLSNQEGHLVLTTGNKSELASGYSTLYGDSAGGFAPIKDVWKTLVWELARWRNAEAERLGRTPPIPEESITKPPSAELRPGQLDTDSLPDYQILDALLDDYVGTDLGRAELVAAGHHPELVDRVIRMVDRAEYKRRQYPPGPKISKRNFGRDRRLPITNRSTV from the coding sequence ATGGCCCAGGTCAACCCTACTGTGGGAGACCTGGAAGGAAACTGCGGGATCGTCGTCGAGCACGCGCGCCGGGCGGCCGAGGCAGGGGCTCACCTGGTGGTGTTTCCCGAGATGATGGTCACCGGATACCCGGTGGAGGACCTCGCGCTGCGCAGGACCTTCGTCGACGCCTCCATCGAGGCCGTGCACGCCCTGGCCGGGCGGCTCTCCTCCGAGGGACTGGGCGAGCTTCCCGTCGCCGTCGGCTACCTGAGCCGCCGCAGGGGAGCCGCGACCACCGCGCTGGGCCAGCCGGTCGGGGCCCCGCAGAACGCGGTGGCCCTGCTGCACCGGGGGCGGGCGGTCTTCACCTCCGCCAAGCACCACCTGCCCAACTACGGGGTGTTCGACGAGTTCCGCCACTTCGTCCCCGGAGACGTCCTCCCGGTGGTGCGGCTGCACGGCATCGACACGGCCTTCGTGGTCTGCGAGGACCTGTGGCAGGACGGCGGCCCGGTCGCCGCCGTGCGCGAGTCCGGGGCCACCCTGCTGGTGGTGCTGAACGGGTCGCCGTACGAGCGCGACAAGGGGGACGCGCGGCTGGAGTTGTGCGCCCGCCGCGCCCGCGAGGCCGACGTGGCACTGGCCTACGTCAACATGGTCGGCGGCCAGGACGAACTGGTCTTCGACGGCGACTCCCTGGTCGTGGACGCCGCCGGGGACCTGGTCGCGCGCGCCCCGCGGTTCGAGGAGGCGCTTTTGGTGGCGGACCTGGAACTGCCGGGGGCGGAGGGACCGGGCATGTGGGGCGCGGCGGCGGAGGCCGACGGCATCACCATCGAACGCCACCTGATCTCCGACTCCCCGCTGCCGCCCTACCGGCCGCTGCCCAACCCCGTGGCCCCGCGCCCGGACGACCTCGGCGAGGTCTACGCGGCCCTGGTGCTGGCCACCCGCGACTACGTCCGCAAGAACCGGTTCCCCTCGGTGATCCTGGGGCTGTCCGGCGGTATCGACTCGGCGCTGACCGCCACCATCGCCGCCGACGCGCTCGGACCGGAGCGGGTCCACGGCGTGCTCATGCCGAGCCGCTACTCCAGCGACCACTCGGTCTCCGACGCCGAGGAACTGGTGCGCCGCCAGGGGATCAACGGGCGCACCGTCGCGGTGGGGCCGATGATCGAGGCGTTCGAGAAGGCCGTGGAGATCGACGGTCTGGCCGCGGAGAACCTGCAGGCCCGGGTGCGCGGCCAGTTGCTGATGACGCTGTCCAACCAGGAGGGCCACCTGGTGCTGACCACGGGCAACAAGAGCGAGCTGGCGTCGGGCTACTCCACCCTCTACGGCGACTCCGCGGGCGGCTTCGCGCCGATCAAGGACGTCTGGAAGACCCTGGTGTGGGAGCTGGCGCGGTGGCGCAACGCCGAGGCCGAGCGGCTGGGGCGGACCCCGCCGATCCCGGAGGAGTCCATCACCAAGCCGCCCAGCGCGGAGCTGCGGCCGGGGCAGTTGGACACCGACTCCCTGCCGGACTACCAGATCCTGGACGCGCTGCTGGACGACTACGTGGGCACCGACCTGGGGCGTGCCGAGCTGGTCGCGGCCGGACACCACCCCGAACTGGTGGACCGGGTCATCCGCATGGTCGACCGGGCCGAGTACAAGCGCCGCCAGTACCCGCCGGGACCCAAGATCAGCAAGCGCAACTTCGGTCGGGACCGGCGGTTGCCGATCACCAACCGGTCGACAGTCTGA
- a CDS encoding carbohydrate-binding module family 20 domain-containing protein, with amino-acid sequence MGVRRPLAAVLAAVLGFALSLIPLTVAASPAHAAPSGDRDVIVHLFQWRWESVAEECESTLGPNGFGAVQVSPPQEHVVLSGQGYPWWQDYQPVSYRLDQTRRGTRADFVDMVDRCRDAGVKIYVDAIINHMSGTGSIGAGPGSAGSSYSKYDYPGIYQSQHFGDCRRDIANWNDKWEVQNCELVGLSDLDTSSDHVRDRVAAYLNDLVGIGVAGFRLDAAKHVPEADVQAIVSRLDDVHADWGGGKPYVFQEVIADGTIGTGSYTPMGDVTEFQYHRDISHAFDDGNIAHLSGLGGGLTPGDKAVVFVANHDTQRSDPILTHTDGARYDLAQSFMLAHPYGTPKVMSSYTWSGSTDTGPPMSADGTTDPTDCSASRWVCEHRAVAGMVSFRNAVDGHGIGGTVTDGDGRLAFARGSAGYAAFNATGSAWTRTFSTDLPDGTYCDVANGTFVDGVCDAPSYEVSDGRFTASVPANGAVALHVGALGECEDPDGCSSEPPPPGGECSVIDSRFDATVTTWYGQEVHVVGSIPELGSWNPADGLKLNTDGSTYPVWKGQVSLPEGTRFDYKYVKINPDGTVEWENGDNRSAVADDSGGCSRTFTGSWR; translated from the coding sequence ATGGGAGTTCGCAGACCCCTGGCCGCGGTACTCGCGGCCGTGCTGGGCTTCGCGTTGTCCCTGATCCCCCTGACCGTCGCGGCCTCCCCCGCTCATGCCGCGCCGTCCGGGGACAGGGACGTCATCGTCCACCTCTTCCAGTGGCGCTGGGAGTCGGTCGCCGAGGAGTGCGAGAGCACACTGGGCCCCAACGGGTTCGGCGCGGTGCAGGTCTCACCGCCGCAGGAGCACGTGGTGCTGTCCGGCCAGGGCTACCCCTGGTGGCAGGACTACCAGCCGGTCTCCTACCGACTCGACCAGACCCGCCGCGGCACCCGGGCCGACTTCGTCGACATGGTCGACCGCTGCCGCGACGCCGGGGTGAAGATCTACGTCGACGCGATCATCAACCACATGAGCGGCACCGGTTCCATCGGCGCCGGCCCCGGCAGCGCGGGGTCCAGCTACAGCAAGTACGACTACCCGGGCATCTACCAGAGCCAGCACTTCGGCGACTGCCGCCGCGACATCGCCAACTGGAACGACAAGTGGGAGGTGCAGAACTGCGAACTGGTCGGACTGTCCGACCTGGACACCTCCTCCGACCACGTCCGCGACCGGGTCGCGGCCTACCTCAACGACCTGGTCGGCATCGGCGTGGCGGGCTTCCGCCTCGACGCGGCCAAGCACGTGCCCGAGGCCGACGTCCAGGCGATCGTCTCGCGGCTGGACGACGTCCACGCCGACTGGGGCGGCGGCAAGCCGTACGTCTTCCAGGAGGTCATCGCCGACGGCACGATCGGCACCGGCTCCTACACCCCCATGGGGGACGTCACCGAGTTCCAGTACCACCGCGACATCAGCCACGCCTTCGACGACGGCAACATCGCCCACCTGAGCGGACTGGGCGGCGGTCTGACCCCGGGTGACAAGGCCGTGGTGTTCGTCGCCAACCACGACACCCAGCGCAGCGACCCGATCCTCACCCACACCGACGGGGCGCGCTACGACCTGGCGCAGTCGTTCATGCTGGCCCACCCCTACGGCACCCCCAAGGTGATGTCCAGCTACACCTGGTCCGGCAGCACCGACACGGGACCGCCCATGAGCGCGGACGGCACCACCGACCCCACCGACTGCTCCGCCTCGCGGTGGGTGTGCGAGCACCGCGCCGTCGCGGGCATGGTGTCCTTCCGCAACGCGGTGGACGGGCACGGCATCGGCGGCACCGTCACCGACGGCGACGGACGGCTGGCGTTCGCGCGCGGTTCCGCGGGCTACGCCGCCTTCAACGCCACGGGCAGCGCCTGGACGCGCACCTTCTCCACCGACCTGCCCGACGGGACCTACTGCGACGTGGCCAACGGCACCTTCGTCGACGGCGTGTGCGACGCGCCCAGTTATGAGGTGTCCGACGGCCGGTTCACCGCCTCCGTCCCGGCCAACGGCGCGGTCGCGCTGCACGTCGGGGCCCTGGGCGAGTGCGAGGACCCCGACGGCTGCTCCTCCGAACCGCCTCCCCCGGGCGGCGAGTGCTCCGTCATCGACTCCCGCTTCGACGCCACCGTCACCACCTGGTACGGCCAGGAGGTCCACGTGGTGGGCTCCATCCCCGAACTGGGCTCCTGGAACCCCGCCGACGGCCTGAAGCTCAACACCGACGGGAGCACCTACCCCGTCTGGAAGGGACAGGTCTCCCTCCCCGAGGGGACCCGGTTCGACTACAAGTACGTCAAGATCAACCCCGACGGCACCGTGGAGTGGGAGAACGGGGACAACAGGTCCGCCGTGGCCGACGACAGCGGCGGCTGCTCCCGGACCTTCACCGGCTCCTGGCGGTGA
- a CDS encoding bifunctional [glutamine synthetase] adenylyltransferase/[glutamine synthetase]-adenylyl-L-tyrosine phosphorylase, with protein MSVGALARRGFGDAARAARLLTEAGLDPVAHEPVVDAISRSADPDLALLGLGRIVERSEEAADLRTALLDDADLRDRLIRVLGASRALADHLVRHPGDWRELRGADAARLPDAEELRAGLLHVVGADPNSPAPTADLSAFDVAEVTHALRLAYRRRVLRLAGRDLTGVQDLKEVATELADLAAAVLEGSLAVARARFPKDAARCRLAVIGMGKCGGRELNYVSDVDVVFVAEPADGFSDEHAALEAATRLAAAMMEIPRQTDAEGTLWEVDAALRPDGRNGPLVRPLAGHVAYYERWAKTWEFQALLKARPIAGDAELGAAYARAISPMVWQAAGRPNFVEDVQAMRRRVESHIPHTEVDRQLKLGRGGLRDIEFAVQLLQLVHGRGDDSLRSGNTLEALEALSRGGYVGRQDAAGMADSYRFLRRVEHLLQLHRLRRTHLLPDSRTESGQQELRRLGRSLGFTANPVTDLAATWRRRAGEVRRLHEKLFYQPLLKAVARLPEDEARLSPEQARTRLEALGFLDPAGALRHLEALTSGVTRRAAIQRTLLPVMLGWFADSPAPDAGLLGFRQVSDALGTTPWYLRLLRDDIRVAERMAYLLGTSRYVTDLLLRAPEAVALLADDADLAQRRDAELIAEANAALRRHDTAENQVAGVRALRRRELLRTAAADLLGVTDIDGVGDALTAIASVTIDAALRAATERVAHQRGAEPCTRMCVIAMGRFGGNELSYTSDADVMYVHDPLPGADPAEAAATAGAIVRELARLLELPAAEPPVRLDAALRPEGKSGPMVRTFDSYAAYYTRWASSWESQALLRAMPVAGDAGLGERFTALIDPIRYPEGGPSDQALREIRRLKARMEAERLPRGADPTLHTKLGRGGLSDVEWTVQLLQLRHAHAVPELRTTGTLQALNAAVRGGLLDPDDGATLEVAWRLASRVRGAVTLVRGRGGDSIPTDLRERTAIAGALGYRADDSEAGPGELMVEEYRRATRRARAVMERVFYDS; from the coding sequence ATGAGCGTGGGCGCGCTGGCCCGCCGGGGGTTCGGCGACGCGGCGCGCGCGGCGCGGTTGTTGACGGAGGCGGGGCTGGACCCCGTCGCGCACGAGCCGGTCGTGGACGCCATCAGCCGGTCCGCCGACCCCGACCTGGCCCTGCTGGGACTGGGCAGGATCGTGGAACGCTCCGAGGAGGCGGCGGATCTGCGCACCGCCCTGCTCGACGACGCGGACCTGCGGGACCGGCTGATCCGGGTGCTGGGCGCCAGCCGCGCGCTCGCCGACCACCTGGTGCGCCACCCCGGCGACTGGAGGGAGCTGCGCGGCGCCGACGCCGCCCGCCTGCCCGACGCCGAGGAGTTGCGCGCGGGACTGCTGCACGTGGTCGGCGCCGACCCGAACTCTCCCGCGCCGACGGCCGACCTGTCGGCCTTCGACGTGGCCGAGGTGACCCACGCCCTGCGGCTGGCCTACCGGCGGCGGGTGCTGCGGCTGGCCGGACGCGACCTCACCGGGGTGCAGGACCTGAAGGAGGTCGCCACCGAGCTGGCCGACCTGGCCGCGGCCGTGCTGGAGGGGTCGCTGGCCGTCGCCCGCGCCCGGTTCCCGAAGGACGCCGCGCGCTGCCGGCTCGCGGTGATCGGCATGGGCAAGTGCGGCGGCCGGGAACTCAACTACGTCAGCGACGTGGACGTGGTCTTCGTCGCCGAACCCGCCGACGGCTTCTCCGACGAGCACGCGGCGCTGGAGGCGGCCACCCGGCTGGCCGCCGCGATGATGGAGATCCCCCGCCAGACCGACGCCGAGGGCACCCTGTGGGAGGTCGACGCGGCGCTGCGCCCCGACGGCAGGAACGGGCCGCTGGTGCGCCCCCTCGCCGGTCACGTCGCCTACTACGAGCGCTGGGCCAAGACCTGGGAGTTCCAGGCGCTGCTCAAGGCCCGCCCCATCGCCGGGGACGCCGAACTGGGAGCGGCCTACGCCAGGGCGATCAGCCCCATGGTGTGGCAGGCGGCGGGACGGCCGAACTTCGTCGAGGACGTGCAGGCGATGCGCCGCCGGGTGGAGTCGCACATTCCGCACACCGAGGTGGACCGGCAGCTCAAGCTGGGCCGGGGCGGGCTGCGCGACATCGAGTTCGCGGTGCAGCTGCTGCAACTGGTCCACGGCCGCGGTGACGACTCCCTGCGTTCGGGCAACACCCTGGAGGCCCTGGAGGCGCTGTCCAGGGGCGGCTACGTGGGCCGCCAGGACGCCGCCGGAATGGCCGACTCCTACCGGTTCCTACGCCGCGTGGAGCACCTGCTCCAGCTGCACCGGCTGCGCCGCACCCATCTGCTGCCCGACTCGCGGACCGAGAGCGGCCAGCAGGAGCTGCGCCGTCTGGGCCGGTCGCTGGGCTTCACCGCCAACCCGGTCACCGACCTGGCCGCCACCTGGCGGCGGCGCGCCGGTGAGGTGCGTCGCCTGCACGAGAAGCTGTTCTACCAGCCGCTGCTCAAGGCGGTGGCGCGGCTGCCCGAGGACGAGGCGCGACTCTCCCCCGAACAGGCGCGCACCCGACTGGAGGCGCTGGGCTTCCTCGACCCGGCGGGGGCCCTGCGCCACCTGGAGGCCCTCACCTCCGGGGTGACGCGGCGCGCGGCCATCCAGCGCACCCTGCTGCCGGTGATGCTGGGCTGGTTCGCCGACTCGCCCGCCCCCGACGCCGGACTTCTGGGGTTCCGGCAGGTCAGCGACGCGCTGGGGACCACCCCGTGGTATCTGCGGCTGCTCCGCGACGACATCCGGGTGGCCGAGCGGATGGCCTACCTGCTGGGCACCAGCCGCTACGTCACCGACCTGCTGCTGCGCGCGCCGGAGGCGGTGGCGCTGCTCGCCGACGACGCCGACCTCGCGCAGCGCCGCGACGCCGAGCTGATCGCCGAGGCAAACGCGGCGCTGCGGCGGCACGACACGGCGGAGAACCAGGTGGCCGGGGTGCGTGCGCTGCGCCGCCGGGAACTGCTGCGCACCGCCGCCGCCGACCTGCTGGGGGTGACCGACATCGACGGGGTCGGCGACGCGCTGACCGCGATCGCGTCGGTCACCATCGACGCGGCGCTGCGGGCGGCGACCGAGCGGGTCGCCCACCAGCGCGGCGCGGAGCCGTGCACCCGGATGTGCGTGATCGCGATGGGGCGGTTCGGCGGCAACGAGTTGAGCTACACCAGCGACGCGGACGTGATGTACGTGCACGACCCGCTGCCGGGAGCCGATCCGGCGGAGGCCGCGGCCACCGCCGGGGCGATCGTGCGGGAGCTGGCCCGGCTGCTGGAACTGCCCGCGGCCGAGCCTCCGGTGCGCCTGGACGCGGCGCTGCGCCCCGAGGGAAAGAGCGGGCCGATGGTGCGGACCTTCGACTCCTACGCGGCCTACTACACGCGCTGGGCGTCGAGCTGGGAGAGCCAGGCGCTGCTGCGTGCGATGCCGGTGGCCGGGGACGCGGGGCTGGGTGAGCGGTTCACGGCGCTGATCGACCCGATCCGCTACCCCGAGGGCGGTCCCAGCGACCAGGCGCTGCGGGAGATCCGGCGGCTCAAGGCGCGGATGGAGGCCGAGCGGCTGCCGCGTGGCGCCGACCCCACCCTGCACACGAAGCTGGGCCGGGGCGGGCTCTCGGACGTGGAGTGGACGGTGCAACTGCTCCAGTTGCGGCACGCCCACGCGGTTCCGGAGCTGCGCACCACGGGGACGTTGCAGGCGTTGAACGCCGCGGTGCGCGGCGGCCTGCTGGATCCCGACGACGGTGCGACGCTGGAGGTGGCCTGGCGGCTGGCGTCGCGGGTGCGCGGCGCGGTCACCCTGGTCCGCGGCAGGGGCGGCGACTCCATTCCGACGGATCTGCGGGAGCGCACCGCGATCGCGGGAGCCTTGGGGTACCGGGCCGACGACAGCGAGGCGGGTCCGGGCGAGCTGATGGTGGAGGAGTACCGCCGGGCCACCCGCCGCGCCCGGGCGGTGATGGAGCGCGTGTTCTACGACAGCTGA